TGCCACTGCCTATGTGAAGCCGCTGATGGGGGCGGACGAGGACGAGGTGGTCGTTGCCCTGCGCCAGAACACGGCCTTCCTCCAGCGCGAGGTCGCCCAGCGGCTCGGGCTGAAATTCGCGCCCAAGCTCAAGTTCCGCAAGGACGAAAGCTTCGCCGAAGCCGACCGGATCGAAGCCCTGCTGCGCGATCCCAAAGTTGCCCGCGATCTGGATGATGAGGCTGGCGACGATCTTGAAAAACAGGAGTGAGTTCCCGCGCAGGCGGGGACCTCGTGCTGCAAAGCGCCAAGTCGCCTGAGGCCCCCGCCTGCGCGGGGGCTCACGGTTGTGTCAACGCGGGATCATCCGCGCTTTCAGCGTGATGTTCACCTTGTTGCCGACGATCAGCTGGTACGCCTTCATTCCGAACTGCCGCCGGTCGATGGTGGTGGTGCCGGTGAAGCTGACCGCCTTTCCCGCCTGCGCAATCGGATCGGCATTGAAGGTCACTGCCAGCGTCGCCGGACGGGTGACGCCGCGTGCGGTCAACTCGCCGCTTACTGTCCCGTGCGTCGTGCTCGACAGTTTGAGCGAGCGGCCGAGGAACCGGATCGAGGGATATTTGTCCACCCAGAAGAACTTGTCGCTCCGCAGGCGCGCGAGCGTTACGCTGTCAGGCGCTTCAATCGCAGTGGCATCGAAGGTGACATCAATCAGCGCCTTTTCCGGTGCACCCGGCACGATCGTCACCGCACCCTCCATCCGGGGGAAGCGCGCGGTCTTGCTGGCGAGGCCGAAGAACGGCACCTTGGCCGAAACATTGCTGGCCGACGCATCAAGGGTATAGCGCTGCGGCACGCTCGCGCTATTGGCCCCGACACTGGCAGGCGCAAACACTGCAAGCAGCGGCAACAGGAACATCCGGAGGCGGGCGGCGGACTTGATCATGATCTTATCTATACGCTTCAACCGGGCAAAAGCTGCACCCCCACCTCGCCCAGCGTCCGGCGAGCGGGTAGTCTGACCCGATGGCCAAGCTCTACTTCTACTATGCCAGCATGAACGCAGGCAAATCGTCGCACCTGTTGCAGGCCGATTTCAATTATCGCGAGCGCGGGATGGCGACCATGCTGTGGACTGCGGCGCTCGACAGCCGTTCGGACGGGCAGGTGAAGAGCCGCATCGGGCTGAAGTCCGAGGCACACAAATTCGCGCCCGATACCGATCTGTGGGCGGCGATGAGCGCGGCGCATAAGGTGCAGCCGCTCGATTGCGTGATGGTGGACGAGGCGCAGTTCCTCACCTCCGATCAGGTGTGGCAGTTGGCACGCTTGGCGGACGAGGGCGGCATCCCGGTGCTGTGCTATGGCCTGCGCACCGATTTTCAGGGCGAGTTATTCCCCGGCTCTGCGGTCTTGCTGGGGATTGCGGATGCTCTGGTGGAACTGAAGGCGGTGTGCCACTGCGGGCGCAAGGCGACGATGAACCTGCGCGTTGATGAAAGCGGCGCGGCGGTGCGGCAGGGCCAGCAGACCGAGATCGGCGGGAATGACCGCTATGTGGCGCTATGCCGCAAGCATTTCTCCGAGGCGCTGAGCGGATGAGCGCACCCCTTTCAGGCTGGCTGATCCTCGACAAGCCGAAGGGCATGGGCAGCACTCAGGGCGTGAGCGCGGTCAAGCGCGTGCTGGGCCAGAATGGCTATGCCAAGACCAAGGTGGGTCACGGCGGGACGCTTGATCCCTTGGCCGAAGGCGTGCTGCCGATTGCCTTGGGCGAGGCGACCAAGCTGGCCGGTCGGATGCTTGATGCCAGCAAGATTTATGAGTTCACGGTGCAGTTCGGCGCGGAGACATCGACCCTCGATACGGAAGGGGAAGTGGTGGCGGAAAGCGATGTGCGCCCCTCGCTGGCCGAGGTGGAAGCCATCCTCCCGCGCTTTACCGGTCCCATCGAACAGGTGCCGCCTG
This sequence is a window from uncultured Erythrobacter sp.. Protein-coding genes within it:
- the rbfA gene encoding 30S ribosome-binding factor RbfA, translating into MAKAPFTTEQQSVRVLKVGERVRHILSELLARGDVHDDVVRAAHISVTEVRMTPDLRNATAYVKPLMGADEDEVVVALRQNTAFLQREVAQRLGLKFAPKLKFRKDESFAEADRIEALLRDPKVARDLDDEAGDDLEKQE
- a CDS encoding YceI family protein, which encodes MIKSAARLRMFLLPLLAVFAPASVGANSASVPQRYTLDASASNVSAKVPFFGLASKTARFPRMEGAVTIVPGAPEKALIDVTFDATAIEAPDSVTLARLRSDKFFWVDKYPSIRFLGRSLKLSSTTHGTVSGELTARGVTRPATLAVTFNADPIAQAGKAVSFTGTTTIDRRQFGMKAYQLIVGNKVNITLKARMIPR
- a CDS encoding thymidine kinase, translating into MAKLYFYYASMNAGKSSHLLQADFNYRERGMATMLWTAALDSRSDGQVKSRIGLKSEAHKFAPDTDLWAAMSAAHKVQPLDCVMVDEAQFLTSDQVWQLARLADEGGIPVLCYGLRTDFQGELFPGSAVLLGIADALVELKAVCHCGRKATMNLRVDESGAAVRQGQQTEIGGNDRYVALCRKHFSEALSG